The following proteins come from a genomic window of Crassostrea angulata isolate pt1a10 chromosome 1, ASM2561291v2, whole genome shotgun sequence:
- the LOC128185743 gene encoding carboxypeptidase N subunit 2-like, with the protein MAAITYFVICGLLCMFVHGSKCPTDCHCTYDEVDCSQNQLLEIPSEIPSEARTLKMNFNQVSVLDIMITIPLQRLVVLELQSNLLHNIGAGSLMRMTKLEKLDLTDNSLRTLNANTFFRMQSLKTLILCKNHLVDIDDAINNLPALELLDLSWNNITALSARSFKLLPKLRMLKLGYNAISSIDTDTFTVLTSLQSLELNNNPLHSIDGVLSTLPTLRMLNIKNCLLKHFPKELPESVLFIDASENKLTNIRQDIHHNAVILSLNDNDITEIEDGALSQLTKLSKLELQNNYLTELPKIPPSLHYFNIQNNLISELDSISLPENSQLEEFYLQRNLISNITLGTFRKVTSLKKLSIGENLIQNMSSKLFYNVSSLSYLNIDKLHLVEISEDVFDNLENLLKLSMSGITIAQDSIKGNFLRPLLKLSTLDLSHSPTLAKYLLESSAMLRNLRFISELNLMSNNLTTLPNRIMGSLPHIEELNILDNNFHCDQRLVWLGQWIKLGTSQFSDPEDIVCYTPQDLNGQTISELKTSDFVPATTPLPGLGTSFHAVTFFPTEKPLGPDSMSNEQTVSLAATNTQFIALTVSVSVFIVLAAIAFVVFHICRQTRCLDYNRSTVINHPPPVNFFISNEENAPVPPPPRLTREDRCSVTSQTSRDITSEEQGVKVYTWSG; encoded by the coding sequence ATGGCAGCTATCACCTACTTTGTGATCTGTGGATTACTGTGTATGTTTGTCCATGGTTCGAAGTGTCCGACGGACTGCCACTGCACTTATGATGAAGTCGATTGCTCCCAAAACCAACTGTTGGAGATTCCTTCGGAAATTCCATCAGAGGCTCGGACgcttaaaatgaatttcaaCCAAGTGAGTGTTTTGGACATAATGATAACAATTCCCCTTCAGCGGTTGGTGGTGTTGGAGCTACAGAGCAATCTGCTTCATAATATAGGAGCAGGATCCCTTATGAGAATGACCAAGCTGGAAAAACTTGATCTCACCGACAACTCTCTGAGAACACTCAATGCGAACACATTCTTCAGGATGCAAAGCCTTAAGACTCTGATTTTATGCAAGAATCATCTGGTTGATATCGATGATGCAATTAATAATCTTCCTGCCTTGGAACTGCTTGACCTGTCTTGGAATAATATAACCGCCTTGTCAGCTAGATCTTTTAAATTACTACCTAAACTTAGAATGCTAAAGCTAGGTTATAATGCCATCTCCTCCATTGACACAGACACATTCACAGTTCTGACATCCCTCCAGTCGCTGGAACTCAACAATAACCCACTACACAGCATTGATGGAGTCTTATCCACACTCCCTACTCTAAGAATGCTAAATATCAAGAATTGTTTACTCAAACATTTCCCCAAAGAATTGCCAGAGTCAGTTCTATTCATTGATGCCagtgaaaataaattgacaaataTAAGACAGGACATTCATCACAATGCAGTAATTCTGAGTCTTAACGACAACGACATAACAGAAATAGAGGATGGTGCTCTTTCACAATTAACGAAATTAAGCAAGTTGGAGCTCCAAAACAATTATCTAACAGAGCTGCCAAAGATTCCTCCTTCACttcattatttcaatattcaaaacaaCCTAATCAGTGAACTGGATTCTATTTCATTACCTGAAAATTCTCAGCTTGAGGAGTTTTATCTGCAAAGAAATCTAATATCCAACATAACTTTAGGGACTTTCAGGAAAGTTACTTCCCTTAAAAAGCTAAGTATAGGAGAAAACCTCATTCAGAATATGAGCTCAAAGTTGTTTTATAATGTGTCTAGCCTTTCTTATCTCAACATTGACAAGTTACACCTTGTGGAAATATCGGAAGATGTTTTTGATAACCTTGAGAACCTTCTTAAACTGTCAATGTCAGGAATCACTATAGCCCAAGACTCAATCAAGGGAAATTTCCTTCGACCTCTATTGAAATTAAGTACTCTAGATCTCAGCCACAGTCCTACTTTAGCCAAGTACTTGTTGGAATCTTCTGCGATGCTGAGAAACCTGCGATTTATAAGTGAGTTGAACTTAATGTCTAACAATCTCACCACCTTACCAAACCGCATAATGGGTAGTCTGCCTCATATTGAGGAACTGAACATCTTGGATAACAATTTCCATTGCGATCAAAGATTAGTATGGTTAGGACAATGGATAAAGCTTGGAACCTCTCAGTTCTCCGACCCAGAAGATATTGTCTGTTACACACCACAGGACCTGAACGGTCAAACGATAAGTGAACTTAAAACATCAGACTTTGTCCCAGCAACGACTCCTTTACCAGGCCTCGGTACAAGTTTTCACGCTGTGACGTTTTTTCCCACGGAGAAACCCCTGGGTCCTGATAGCATGTCCAATGAGCAGACGGTGTCCTTGGCAGCCACCAACACTCAGTTCATTGCCCTGACAGTTTCAGTTTCTGTCTTCATTGTTCTGGCAGCTATAGCTTTCGTCGTATTTCACATCTGCAGACAGACTCGATGTCTGGACTATAACAGATCCACTGTCATTAATCACCCACCCCCTGTcaacttttttatttccaaCGAGGAAAATGCCCCAGTTCCTCCCCCACCCAGGCTGACGCGTGAAGATCGGTGCTCAGTGACCTCACAGACATCAAGGGACATAACTAGTGAGGAGCAGGGGGTCAAAGTGTATACATGGAGTGGGTAG